The segment GAATGAACAGATAATGTAAAACAAGTTCAAGATTCCATCCTTGACAGGGATACTACTACTTACCAAGAACATCAGCAGCAGAGATCCTCCTTTTTGGATCAGCAGTCAGCATTTTACGCACAAGATCTTTAGCACTGTTGGAGATTGATGGCCAAGGCTGGCTTTCAAAGTCGATATGGCCTTCCAATATAGCATCAAATATCCCTTTCTCGGTCTCTACATATCCATGATAGAAAGATGAACAAACAACAaccatatttatattatatatcagctgttatataaacatatgaatGAAAATGTAATGGCACAAGAGATAGAATGTGTTACCAGCCCAAAACGGGGGCACACCACTAAGTAGAATGTATAATATGATTCCAGCACTCCATATATCAACTTCTTTCCCGTATCTACGTCGCAAGACTTCAGGAGCAACATAGTATGCACTCCCAACAATGTCTCTATATACTTTTCctgtaaagaagaagaagaaacaatcaAATGATGAATACTAAGCAACATCAAACTTTACCAGAGAGTTCATCTTAATGCAATTACAAACCAAGAAACACAAGACACAAAAACAATATAACTCAAGTCCACCAATGCTAGGGAAAGGAGAAacatatttgtttatatttttaccCTCTTCAATGAAGACAGACAAGCCAAAATCAGTAGCCTTGATCAAAGCCTTGTCATCTTTGCTAGAAAGCAAGAAATTCTCAGGCTTCAAGTCTCTATGCAACACACCCATGAAATGACAAATCTTGACAACACTCACAATCTGTCTACACACAGAAGCAGCTGCTCTCTCACTGTAATGCCCTTTAGCAATGATCCTATCAAACAACTCGCCACCAGCGCAAAGCTCCATGACCAGATTCACAGCCTTCTCATCCTCATACGCTCCTTTAAACTCCACAATGTTAGGCTGCCCACTCAAATGCTGCATGATCTGAATCTCTCTCCTCATATCATCCTTATCAGCTTTcgtcaccagcttcttcttcgaGATGGACTTGCAAGCGTACTTCTTCCCCGTCGAGTTCTCCGTGCAGAGATACGTCACCCCGAACTGCCCTCGTCCTAGCTCTTTCCCCAATGTGTAGAACAGCTTCACGTCCTCGTAAGCGTTCTCTAGGATAGAACTGCTCCTTGCCGCTTTGGGGCTTGGTGCTGGTGCCGCCATTCTCCACGGCGGCGGTTGATTCGTCCCGGAAGGGGGTTTCTCCGGCGTCTGGCTTCTAGGCTGTGGAGTATACGACGGTGGATCTTGGTGGGTCTGATCCACTTCAACTGATCTGGTCTGCCCGTTTTGCTGAGCCTTCACCAATCCATTGTTCTTTGCAAAACAGTTCCCCATGATTTCCGACAACCCAGAGAAGAAAGATCGCAACTTTGACTAAGTTGGCTCAAATGACGACGACCCAGAGAATAAAGATGGCAACTTTAGCTCAGATTCTGACGACCCGGAGAAGAAAGATCACGCCTTTAGCTAAGTTAGCTCGAATTCTGAAGACCCAGAGAGAGAAAATGATCGCAGCTTTTGGATGATAGAAGTGAATATGTTTGCAGATGATCAAAGAAGGAAGGAACAAGAgagaaattttaagaaaaagtCAGATTCGttttaaataattagttgggACGTTATATAATAATATCAAGACGTGGAAGCATCACTTCAGCAACGCTTTCAGATAAATATTACCTTAGTTCATGAAGCAAGAAATAATGTTTGCCAGATGGATTTgatgattatttaaaaattagagaGTTGAAAAAGTTGCAGAATAAATCATGAGAAGCATGAATGGAGAACAAGTGGTGGTGGTAGTGGTGGGTTCATATTATAGGAAGAGGAGAGAGGGCGGCTTTTTCTGGGAAAGATAGATGTTGAAAAGTAAAAGAGTCTATTACATCAACACGGAGTCAAACGCTTTCTTCAgtagtcttttttttattagtttaatttgTCATCATTTTCCCATTATTACTCCGAATTATTCCACCACTGGCCAGATAAGACAGAGATTATGAATGTTTTTCTTCTTGTCTGAAAAAATATCGTgcagatgacaaaaaaagaataacCGAATTTTATGTTTGACACTTTTGCTTCTAAGAACACGTACGCGTTTTGAAGCTCTGGTTGTTTTTATACTTGTACAGTATTGTAGTGTGTACATCTTTTGACTTGGGTGTctataagtttttcttttgttggttttatcatatttaaattatctCAGATACATgcattttccaaaaataaacagtttTAGAAACCTTTTGAATTATACTTTCCCTTTTCCTAAAAATGCTGTCACTATGCTGCATTCATACCTACCTTAATTGAATTAAGTTATCTCATCTGTGGACTACCTACCTATTCTTACAAAAGACACTTTCTTTTTAGTAATGTATTGCTTAACATATCACATGGCTTTAATCCATCCACATTCTTATGTATAACAATTTTATAAGACCACAAATTGTCACTAGTACTTTTTGATGTAGCTAGTATTGTAGTAGCCGCCATTGTATGAGGCATGGAAGGTCACACCACAGACATCGGATGTATTAAAGGCGAGTTGGTAGCCGGAGTCATCACCACGGTCCAACTCTATGGACTGATGCTACATGTGTGTGATCAACCTTTGTCTAAGGTTATTGTCACTCTGCATAAAACCTAGAGTCTAAAACGAAATCATATGGTTGTAATTAGAAAGTGATATATTTTTGATAGAAAGATAATTGGTACACTAGTTTGATGACACACTAATAAAAAGCTAGAGAGGCGTGACCATAGTAAGTGGTTTCCTAGGCAAAACGATTAATGTACAAAACAAAGTAGTTATCAAATAAAACGTTATTGGGATTAGTATGGGCTTCATAGCCCACTGTGTCCAAGCTCTACAACTTTAAaacttcagaaaaaaaaaacactttgttTCCGCAGTAATATACGGACCAAAATAAGGGCAAATTTGGAAATGTGAAAAGGGTATGATAAAGGAGGAGAGAACGAGACACGAGAATCATCTGCGTACCTACCTTACTCTCTCTCAAAGACTGTTTGGTCTTCTTTTGCTTTTGTGTAAACCTGCGCCGTAAATAGAGAAATGACTTTGTCACTCTTCAAGTCGATAACCTCTCCAAAGCTCCACTTCTCCGCACCACTTGGGTTCTTCTCTCGTTGCCCTTTGGTTGCCAACGCTGGTGTGTCAACAATGTCTTCTAAATCTATTCCTTTCGCTTCACTCACTATCTCGGCCGCTGCTTCTGGTAACCATTCACTCTATCATCCTACTAATCATAAAATGGCCTGGCCGATGCATCTGCTTATTAGTCTTGTTGTGGGTTCTTTTAGGTAAGAAGGAAGTAGTGGCAACAGAGAAAGCACCAGCTGCTTTGGGACCATACTCTCAGGCTATCAAAGctaataatttagttttcctCTCTGGTGTTCTTGGACTTATACCTGAGGTCCCTccttatcatatatatttgaagtttttctaAATCATCAtattgtttcttcttcctcttctatgGGTTCTACTAAGATTGCAACTTTTtcgtctctttttttttccttatcatatatataaatgaagTTTTTAACACTCACCacattgtttcttcttcctcttcttatcTCTGGGTTCTACTAAGATTGCAActtttttttgtgtatatatagacTGGAAAGTTTGCTTCAGACAGCGTTGAGGATCAGACAGAGCAGGTGAACTAGCTTTCCAACTGTCTCATTGTTGTCTCTATAAAGATTAGCTTCGCTTACAGCAGTTTCCACTTCCGTTGAGTTACTCTTGTCTTTCTCTACTGATTTTGTCTCATTGCTTCTGTTATTGTTTTTTCTATTGGAATAACGAAGGTGCTCAAGAACATGGGGGAGATACTGAAAGCCAGTGGTTCTGATTACTCCTCCGTGGTGAAGACAACGATCATGTACGTTTTAGAATCATTTATCCATTTGAGTTTTTGAATCTAATATCTTTGGGGTTTTTTTGGTTTCTGTCACAGGCTTGCTGACTTGGGTGACTTCAAGAAAGTGAACGAGATATACGCCAAATGTGAGCTCTTTTATAACTTCATTACTGTTCCTACTTTTGGTTCTAAAATGCATAATTACCGtctatgtattgttttttttttttaaatgtggtGTTAAATACtttgaacctttttttttggtctggTGCAGACTTCCCAGCTCCTTCTCCAgcacgatcaacatatcaagtcGCGGCTTTGCCTCTGAACGCCAAGATCGAGATCGAATGTATTGCAACACTCTAGAAACACGCTATGAAGAGGTGGGGAAAGATGTCAAAACAAATAAGACAATAAACCATGGTTTTGGGGGGGGCTTATCTTATCATATCCCTAAATCAAGAATAAGCGATGTAGTCTTCTATTTGACCGTCATTTTGAAGTTTTGACTTGATATATATTAAgtacaatgttttttttaagaaaccTTGAATGCCTAGCTATGCTGAACAAAGATAGTGTTTGGTAAGTTGAATCCACCAACTGCAAAAAGGGCGAGACTCGTATCTC is part of the Raphanus sativus cultivar WK10039 chromosome 5, ASM80110v3, whole genome shotgun sequence genome and harbors:
- the LOC130494994 gene encoding calcium-dependent protein kinase 9-like encodes the protein MGNCFAKNNGLVKAQQNGQTRSVEVDQTHQDPPSYTPQPRSQTPEKPPSGTNQPPPWRMAAPAPSPKAARSSSILENAYEDVKLFYTLGKELGRGQFGVTYLCTENSTGKKYACKSISKKKLVTKADKDDMRREIQIMQHLSGQPNIVEFKGAYEDEKAVNLVMELCAGGELFDRIIAKGHYSERAAASVCRQIVSVVKICHFMGVLHRDLKPENFLLSSKDDKALIKATDFGLSVFIEEGKVYRDIVGSAYYVAPEVLRRRYGKEVDIWSAGIILYILLSGVPPFWAETEKGIFDAILEGHIDFESQPWPSISNSAKDLVRKMLTADPKRRISAADVLEHPWLREG
- the LOC108857387 gene encoding reactive Intermediate Deaminase A, chloroplastic, whose protein sequence is MTLSLFKSITSPKLHFSAPLGFFSRCPLVANAGVSTMSSKSIPFASLTISAAASGKKEVVATEKAPAALGPYSQAIKANNLVFLSGVLGLIPETGKFASDSVEDQTEQVLKNMGEILKASGSDYSSVVKTTIMLADLGDFKKVNEIYAKYFPAPSPARSTYQVAALPLNAKIEIECIATL